In a single window of the Dama dama isolate Ldn47 chromosome 33, ASM3311817v1, whole genome shotgun sequence genome:
- the HOXD13 gene encoding homeobox protein Hox-D13: protein MSRAGSWDMDGLRADGGAGGAAPASSSSSSSGAAAAPGQCRGFLSAPVFAGTHSGRAAAAAAAAAAAAAAASGFAYPGTSERAGSASSSSSSAVVAARPEAPSAKECPAPGAAAAAPPGAPALGYGYHFGNGYYSCRMSHGVGLQQNALKSSPHASLGGFPVEKYMDVSGLASSSVPANEVPARAKEVSFYQGYTSPYQHVPGYIDMVSTFGSGEPRHEAYISMEGYQSWTLANGWNGQVYCAKDQPQGSHFWKSSFPGDVALNQPDMCVYRRGRKKRVPYTKLQLKELENEYAVNKFINKDKRRRISAATNLSERQVTIWFQNRRVKDKKIVSKLKDTVS, encoded by the exons atGAGCCGCGCCGGGAGCTGGGACATGGACGGGCTGCGGGCGGACGGCGGGGCCGGCGGGGCGGCCCCGGcctcctcgtcctcctcctcctctggggcGGCAGCGGCGCCGGGCCAGTGTCGCGGCTTCCTCTCGGCGCCAGTGTTCGCCGGCACACACTCTGGGCGCGCtgcggctgcggcggcggcggcggccgcggccgcGGCGGCGGCTTCAGGCTTCGCGTACCCGGGGACCTCTGAGCGCGCGGGCTCCGCCTCGTCGTCGTCATCTTCGGCGGTGGTCGCGGCGCGCCCGGAGGCTCCCTCCGCCAAAGAGTGCCCGGCGCCCGGCGCAGCCGCTGCAGCGCCCCCGGGCGCCCCGGCCCTGGGTTACGGCTACCACTTCGGCAACGGCTACTATAGCTGCCGCATGTCGCACGGCGTGGGCTTACAGCAGAATGCTCTCAAGTCGTCGCCGCACGCCTCGCTGGGCGGCTTCCCGGTGGAGAAGTACATGGACGTGTCGGGCCTGGCAAGCAGCAGCGTACCAGCCAACGAGGTGCCCGCGCGAGCCAAGGAGGTGTCTTTCTACCAGGGCTACACGAGCCCCTACCAGCATGTGCCCGGCTACATCGACATGGTGTCTACCTTCGGCTCCGGGGAGCCTCGGCACGAGGCGTACATCTCCATGGAAGGCTACCAGTCTTGGACGCTGGCCAACGGGTGGAACGGCCAGGTGTACTGCGCCAAGGACCAGCCACAGGGCTCTCACTTTTGGAAGTCATCCTTTCCAG ggGATGTGGCTCTAAATCAGCCAGACATGTGTGTCTACCGTCGAGGGAGAAAGAAGAGGGTGCCCTACACCAAACTGCAGCTCAAAGAACTGGAGAATGAGTACGCCGTTAACAAGTTCATTAACAAGGACAAGCGGCGGCGAATCTCGGCTGCCACGAACCTATCCGAGAGACAAGTGACCATTTGGTTTCAGAACCGAAGAGTGAAAGACAAGAAAATCGTCTCCAAGCTCAAAGATACTGTCTCCTGA